One part of the Phoenix dactylifera cultivar Barhee BC4 chromosome 4, palm_55x_up_171113_PBpolish2nd_filt_p, whole genome shotgun sequence genome encodes these proteins:
- the LOC120110452 gene encoding probable aquaporin TIP4-3 has product MAKIALGSRQEAAEPDCIRAVLAEVVLTFLFVFAGVGAAMTAGKMAGGADTIMGLTAVAVAHALVVAVMISAGLHISGGHLNPAVTLGLAVGGHITLFRSILYIIAQMLGSSLACLLLKYLTGGMDTPIHALAAGIGAVQGVIMEIVLTFSLLFSVYGTIVDPRKGIIAGLGPLLVGLVVGANILAGGPFSGASMNPARSFGPALASWDWTDHWIYWVGPLIGGPLAGFIYDHLFIIRTHEPLPRDDGF; this is encoded by the exons ATGGCGAAGATCGCGCTCGGAAGCCGGCAGGAGGCCGCCGAGCCGGACTGCATCCGCGCCGTCCTCGCAGAGGTCGTCCTCACCTTCCTCTTCGTCTTCGCCGGTGTCGGCGCCGCCATGACCGcag GGAAGATGGCGGGAGGGGCGGACACGATAATGGGTTTGACGGCGGTTGCGGTGGCGCACGCGCTGGTGGTGGCGGTAATGATATCGGCGGGGCTCCACATCTCCGGCGGCCATCTCAACCCGGCGGTGACGCTAGGACTCGCCGTCGGCGGCCACATCACCCTCTTCCGGTCTATCCTTTACATCATCGCCCAGATGCTGGGTTCTTCCCTGGCTTGCCTCCTCCTCAAGTACCTTACCGGGGGAATG GATACTCCAATTCATGCTCTTGCTGCTGGCATTGGCGCCGTCCAAGGTGTAATTATGGAGATAGTCCTCACCTTCTCCTTGCTCTTCTCCGTCTATGGCACCATTGTGGACCCAAGGAAGGGTAttatagccggcctgggccctCTTCTTGTTGGGCTTGTAGTTGGGGCTAACATCCTAGCTGGCGGGCCTTTCTCGGGTGCATCCATGAACCCAGCTAGGTCCTTTGGGCCAGCCTTGGCCAGCTGGGATTGGACCGACCACTGGATCTATTGGGTTGGGCCACTAATCGGCGGTCCGCTTGCTGGGTTCATCTACGACCATCTTTTTATCATAAGGACTCATGAACCTCTCCCACGGGATGATGGTTTCTGA